Proteins from one Leisingera sp. NJS204 genomic window:
- a CDS encoding MerR family transcriptional regulator, translating into MLTIGTLSKKTGTKVQTIRYYEQIGLMPEPGRTEGGQRRYDNAQLDRLSFIRHSRQLGFSLDAIRELLDLSDQPNRPCEEADAIARRQLKQVEQRMARLKALRTELKRMVHECSGGRTADCKVLEVLRDHSECLTEHDEIGA; encoded by the coding sequence ATGCTCACGATCGGCACTCTGTCAAAGAAGACCGGCACAAAGGTGCAGACCATTCGGTACTACGAGCAGATCGGGCTCATGCCCGAACCTGGCCGGACTGAAGGCGGACAGAGGCGCTATGACAACGCACAGCTCGACCGACTGTCCTTCATCCGCCATTCGCGACAACTCGGCTTCTCGCTTGATGCGATCCGCGAGCTGCTCGACCTCAGCGACCAGCCCAATCGGCCCTGCGAAGAAGCCGACGCGATTGCGCGTCGCCAGCTAAAGCAGGTGGAGCAGCGCATGGCCCGTCTGAAGGCGCTGCGCACCGAACTGAAACGCATGGTTCACGAATGCAGCGGTGGACGTACTGCCGATTGCAAGGTGCTTGAGGTGTTGCGGGATCATTCCGAATGTTTGACCGAACATGACGAGATCGGCGCCTGA
- a CDS encoding disulfide bond formation protein B, which translates to MNRVPAETALGLAWIVALVASLAVLFIGEVMGQTPCVLCWFQRAFMFPLAIILGLGLWWRDGSVGRYGIALALGGGVVALWHMGLYAGLIPERIQPCTATGPSCTDDNQLVFGIPIPLMALVAFALIGFLSALSLKETQT; encoded by the coding sequence ATGAACCGCGTACCCGCAGAAACCGCCCTCGGGCTGGCATGGATCGTTGCCCTCGTCGCCTCGCTTGCTGTACTTTTCATCGGCGAAGTGATGGGGCAGACACCCTGCGTGCTGTGCTGGTTCCAGCGCGCCTTCATGTTCCCGCTCGCGATCATTCTCGGCCTCGGCCTTTGGTGGCGAGACGGCAGCGTCGGGCGCTATGGCATCGCTCTGGCGCTTGGTGGTGGCGTGGTCGCCCTGTGGCACATGGGCCTCTACGCGGGCCTGATCCCCGAACGCATCCAGCCCTGCACGGCCACCGGCCCCTCTTGCACCGATGATAACCAATTGGTCTTCGGCATTCCGATCCCGCTGATGGCGCTGGTCGCCTTCGCACTGATCGGGTTCCTGTCGGCACTTTCATTGAAGGAAACACAAACATGA
- a CDS encoding DsbA family protein gives MNRRGLILSVLALGVAGFGGATWYATRPGPAAEAKTVAPELADAMIRSYSPILGPADAPVTIVEFFDPACEACRAFHPIVKDIMAQHGDAVRVVIRYTAFHGEASEEAIRVLEAARMQGVYEPVLEAVLRDQPRWASHGAPEPGLILQIAATAGLDAEAARTQMLAPDVVAILNQDRADVETVGVRQTPTFFVNGKSLDPFGEAELRRLVAAEVAAVQS, from the coding sequence ATGAATCGACGCGGCTTAATCCTGTCCGTTCTCGCCCTCGGCGTTGCCGGTTTCGGCGGAGCCACTTGGTACGCGACTCGCCCCGGCCCCGCGGCCGAAGCAAAAACCGTTGCGCCGGAACTCGCGGACGCGATGATCCGCTCTTACTCGCCCATCCTCGGACCTGCCGACGCGCCCGTCACGATTGTCGAATTCTTTGACCCGGCCTGCGAGGCTTGCCGCGCCTTCCATCCGATCGTGAAGGACATCATGGCACAGCATGGAGATGCCGTCCGCGTCGTTATCCGCTACACCGCGTTTCATGGCGAGGCATCCGAGGAAGCGATCCGCGTGCTCGAGGCAGCACGCATGCAAGGCGTTTACGAGCCGGTGCTCGAAGCCGTTCTGCGGGATCAGCCGAGATGGGCGTCGCACGGCGCGCCTGAGCCCGGTCTGATCCTCCAGATCGCCGCCACTGCCGGACTCGATGCAGAGGCCGCGCGCACGCAAATGCTGGCACCGGATGTCGTTGCGATCCTGAATCAGGATCGTGCGGACGTCGAAACCGTGGGAGTTCGCCAGACTCCTACTTTCTTTGTAAACGGCAAGTCGCTCGATCCATTCGGGGAGGCAGAACTGCGTCGATTAGTGGCCGCGGAAGTTGCTGCCGTGCAAAGCTGA
- the lnt gene encoding apolipoprotein N-acyltransferase encodes MDQCAASDQVVKPAILNCFALRKRLLSRMTLGFAAGPLTVLTFPPFSILLLVPVAYSALFVGLRDLSFGRAFLVGWAFGLGQFGFGISWIAESFYVEPERFGALATPAVAGLSAGLAIFPAIAAVLFVEIARRGAMGSLLACLLFATSWTAAEWLRGHVLTGFPWNLAGYALVDYAALRQPAAWVGSYGLSFLTVFVAALPGAALMAVGRQRLIISLMPLAGIVTMWAVGTLRLQSDAPQPPDVDLRIVQGNVPQEEKWAPENREATFALYLELSTQPGDFDVLLWPETAFPGFLDEDAQARARIAAALPDGSVLLTGVPDRVLSEDGTRYFNTVQAFDDTNEILTGYAKHHLVPFGEYVPFRGWLPIERLTAGLGDFTPGPGPRTLALPGMPLVAVAICYEIIFPGHVVDDMFRPDWIFNATNDSWFGTSIGPEQHLASARMRAVEEGLPVIRAANTGISAVIDANGEIIARLDTGERGIIDADLPSAQPPTPYALFGDWMLLALILASWSWALAANATANYRRMRKTVMQRCG; translated from the coding sequence CTGGATCAGTGCGCGGCGTCCGATCAAGTCGTGAAGCCGGCAATTCTGAACTGCTTCGCTCTGCGCAAACGTCTGCTCTCGCGGATGACGCTTGGTTTCGCCGCCGGGCCGCTGACCGTTCTAACCTTCCCGCCTTTCTCGATTCTCCTTCTTGTTCCCGTTGCCTATTCTGCGTTGTTTGTCGGTCTTCGCGACCTCTCCTTCGGGCGTGCTTTTCTCGTCGGCTGGGCGTTTGGTCTCGGCCAGTTCGGTTTCGGGATTTCGTGGATCGCGGAAAGTTTCTACGTCGAACCCGAGCGTTTCGGGGCGCTGGCGACCCCGGCCGTCGCGGGATTGTCCGCAGGTCTCGCGATTTTCCCGGCCATTGCCGCCGTGCTCTTCGTCGAAATCGCGCGGCGCGGAGCCATGGGCAGTCTCCTGGCCTGCCTCCTGTTCGCGACCTCCTGGACCGCGGCCGAGTGGTTGCGCGGTCACGTTCTGACAGGTTTTCCGTGGAACCTCGCCGGCTACGCTCTGGTCGATTACGCCGCCCTTCGCCAGCCCGCCGCCTGGGTGGGAAGTTATGGGCTAAGCTTTCTCACCGTGTTCGTAGCGGCACTCCCCGGCGCGGCTCTCATGGCGGTCGGGCGACAACGATTGATCATCTCGCTAATGCCGCTGGCCGGCATCGTGACGATGTGGGCCGTCGGCACGCTTCGCCTCCAGTCGGATGCACCACAGCCACCGGATGTCGACCTGCGCATCGTTCAGGGCAACGTTCCCCAAGAGGAGAAATGGGCGCCCGAGAACCGCGAGGCGACCTTCGCGCTCTATCTCGAGCTTTCAACCCAGCCCGGCGATTTCGACGTTCTTCTCTGGCCGGAAACCGCCTTTCCCGGGTTCCTCGATGAGGATGCCCAGGCGCGGGCCCGCATTGCCGCTGCGCTACCGGACGGCAGCGTGCTGCTAACCGGAGTGCCGGACCGTGTACTGAGCGAGGATGGCACCCGATATTTCAACACCGTCCAGGCTTTTGACGATACCAATGAGATCCTGACCGGATACGCGAAACACCATCTCGTGCCCTTTGGCGAATACGTGCCATTCCGCGGCTGGTTGCCGATCGAGCGGCTGACGGCGGGGCTGGGCGATTTTACGCCCGGACCGGGTCCGCGCACCCTTGCGCTTCCGGGTATGCCGCTGGTCGCCGTGGCGATCTGCTATGAGATCATTTTCCCGGGCCATGTGGTCGACGACATGTTCCGACCCGACTGGATTTTTAACGCGACGAACGATTCCTGGTTTGGAACCAGCATCGGACCCGAGCAGCATCTGGCTTCCGCACGTATGCGCGCCGTAGAGGAAGGCCTTCCTGTCATCCGAGCCGCGAATACGGGCATCTCTGCGGTCATCGACGCGAACGGAGAGATCATTGCGCGGCTCGATACAGGGGAAAGGGGCATCATCGACGCTGATCTTCCCTCAGCGCAGCCGCCTACGCCATATGCGCTTTTCGGGGACTGGATGTTGCTGGCGCTCATCTTGGCTTCGTGGAGCTGGGCTCTGGCGGCCAATGCGACGGCTAACTACCGCCGCATGAGAAAGACCGTCATGCAAAGATGTGGATAG
- a CDS encoding DUF411 domain-containing protein: MKRMTQALTIALALFPAAQALAEATAIDVRKTNGCGCCLSWMNHLEENGFAPTGENMFGGSLVRFKLDNGVPQRMVSCHTALIEGYVIEGHVPAADIRRLLEERPDAVGLAVPGMPYGSPGMGPEENREAYDVFLIREDGSTEVFSSYAEG; encoded by the coding sequence ATGAAACGCATGACCCAAGCTCTGACCATCGCGCTCGCCCTGTTCCCGGCGGCCCAGGCCCTCGCAGAGGCAACAGCGATAGACGTCCGCAAGACCAACGGATGCGGCTGCTGCCTGTCCTGGATGAACCATCTCGAGGAAAACGGATTCGCGCCGACGGGCGAGAACATGTTTGGCGGGTCGCTGGTTCGTTTCAAGCTCGACAACGGCGTGCCGCAGCGCATGGTCTCCTGCCATACCGCGCTCATAGAGGGCTACGTGATTGAAGGCCATGTCCCGGCCGCTGATATCCGCCGCCTTCTTGAGGAACGCCCGGACGCCGTCGGCCTCGCCGTTCCGGGAATGCCCTATGGCTCGCCCGGCATGGGGCCGGAAGAAAACCGTGAAGCTTATGATGTCTTCCTCATCCGCGAGGACGGGTCGACCGAAGTCTTTTCAAGCTACGCCGAAGGATAA
- a CDS encoding copper chaperone PCu(A)C, with the protein MKKIIMTGTLAALLTFGGLSVPALAGPVDVVVESAWSRASIGMNRPGAAYMTIRNTGDEPVTLIGLSTPLAMMPEIHETKTNAEGVSSMSAAGEIAIAPGESVALEPGGLHAMLMRLQQPMTEGETFPLTLLFVDGGEVTVEVPILGIAARGPED; encoded by the coding sequence ATGAAAAAGATTATTATGACGGGCACACTGGCCGCGCTCTTGACCTTTGGAGGGCTCTCAGTACCCGCACTGGCCGGACCCGTGGATGTCGTCGTCGAAAGCGCCTGGTCCCGCGCCTCCATAGGGATGAACCGCCCCGGGGCCGCCTACATGACGATCCGCAACACTGGCGACGAGCCGGTGACGCTGATTGGTCTTTCAACACCCCTCGCGATGATGCCCGAGATCCACGAGACGAAGACCAATGCCGAAGGTGTGAGTTCCATGAGCGCGGCAGGTGAGATCGCGATCGCCCCGGGCGAGAGCGTCGCGCTTGAGCCGGGCGGCCTCCACGCGATGTTGATGCGGCTACAACAACCCATGACGGAAGGGGAAACCTTTCCGCTGACCCTACTTTTTGTCGACGGGGGCGAGGTGACAGTCGAGGTGCCGATCCTTGGCATCGCCGCACGCGGACCGGAAGACTAA
- a CDS encoding YnfA family protein yields the protein MPAALAYPLAALAEIAGCFAIWSWWRLGASAAWLVPGIVALVVFGWLLAQVETVAAGRAFAAYGGVYIAASVLWMWLAEGHRPDRWDALGTAVCLLGAAIILAAPRTN from the coding sequence ATGCCTGCCGCGCTTGCATACCCGCTTGCGGCCTTGGCCGAGATCGCCGGGTGTTTCGCGATCTGGAGCTGGTGGCGCCTCGGCGCATCCGCGGCTTGGCTCGTACCCGGTATTGTAGCCTTGGTGGTATTCGGGTGGCTTCTGGCGCAAGTCGAAACGGTTGCTGCGGGCCGCGCCTTTGCCGCCTATGGCGGAGTCTACATTGCGGCTTCGGTACTGTGGATGTGGCTTGCAGAGGGTCACAGACCGGACAGGTGGGATGCGCTTGGCACAGCCGTTTGCTTGCTCGGCGCAGCTATAATACTGGCCGCGCCACGAACCAATTGA
- a CDS encoding SCO family protein — MRRRTIAGYGAAGAGAIALTLFVGWWRVDGPGAPEPIEQRPMALTEMDFRLTDHEGNEVGPETLIGRPTMAFFGFTYCPDVCPTTLSDISGWLDDLGDEAKQLNVVFITVDPERDTVEAMAEYVSYFHPAIRGWTGPEGQIARIADGFRAAYERVPTEGGDYTMNHTASVFLFGAAGRFVTMIDYHEPREFAVPKIRRALEEETEGAT, encoded by the coding sequence ATGCGACGAAGGACGATCGCAGGATACGGCGCGGCCGGTGCCGGTGCAATTGCCTTGACGCTCTTCGTCGGTTGGTGGCGGGTCGACGGACCCGGTGCGCCCGAACCTATCGAGCAGCGGCCTATGGCTCTGACCGAGATGGATTTCCGCCTGACTGACCATGAAGGCAACGAGGTCGGGCCGGAAACCCTGATCGGGCGACCGACGATGGCGTTCTTCGGTTTCACTTACTGCCCCGATGTCTGCCCGACCACGCTCTCGGACATTTCAGGTTGGCTCGACGATTTAGGAGACGAAGCCAAACAGTTGAACGTGGTTTTCATCACGGTCGATCCCGAGCGCGATACCGTCGAGGCGATGGCAGAATATGTCAGTTATTTCCACCCAGCGATCCGCGGCTGGACGGGACCGGAGGGGCAGATTGCGCGCATCGCGGACGGCTTCCGCGCTGCCTACGAGCGGGTGCCCACGGAAGGCGGCGACTACACGATGAACCACACGGCCAGCGTCTTCCTGTTCGGTGCCGCTGGACGGTTCGTCACCATGATTGACTATCATGAACCGAGGGAATTCGCGGTACCGAAGATCCGCCGCGCGTTGGAAGAAGAAACGGAGGGAGCGACATGA
- a CDS encoding L,D-transpeptidase family protein: MKTIRFPRRAVLLGGLAAFLSGCAGKFRSYDGPEVTRLRLYKGQRLLVLDGSDRVLQTYPIGLGFAPQGHKQFEGDGRTPEGTYIVDKRNPESTYHLSVGISYPNEADIAFAAAQGLSPGGDIFIHGGPRPGIDPTDIRDWTAGCIAVTDRQIEDIYAMVKDGTPIHIFA; encoded by the coding sequence GTGAAAACCATCCGATTTCCCCGCCGCGCCGTCCTGTTGGGTGGCTTAGCGGCCTTTTTGTCGGGCTGTGCCGGCAAGTTCCGCAGCTATGACGGACCCGAAGTGACGCGACTTCGGCTCTACAAGGGACAGCGTTTGCTTGTTCTCGACGGATCCGATCGCGTGCTGCAAACCTATCCGATCGGGCTGGGCTTCGCTCCTCAGGGTCACAAGCAATTCGAGGGAGACGGTCGGACCCCGGAGGGCACCTACATAGTCGATAAGCGCAACCCTGAAAGTACGTATCATCTTTCAGTTGGCATCTCTTATCCAAATGAGGCCGACATCGCCTTTGCCGCAGCGCAGGGCCTTTCCCCCGGCGGCGACATCTTCATCCATGGTGGTCCACGCCCCGGCATCGACCCGACGGACATCCGCGACTGGACAGCTGGCTGCATCGCAGTCACAGATCGGCAGATCGAGGACATCTATGCAATGGTGAAGGACGGAACGCCTATCCACATCTTTGCATGA
- a CDS encoding SCO family protein produces the protein MSLTSAQKFLWVLAGVASLAFVWLLLWSDYRADRARTDNDPAFVAAFELTDHQGVVRTEEDFSGRWMLVFFGFSNCPDVCPTTLSEVAAVMDGLGDNAARVQPIFITIDPERDTPMALAEFVPLFDANIIGLTGTPEQIAATSETFPIFFERIEEATAPDGYTMGHTSHLFLFDPEAGFADSWPYGTSAEEILADLEERI, from the coding sequence TTGTCCCTTACATCGGCACAGAAATTTCTTTGGGTTTTGGCAGGCGTCGCGTCGCTTGCCTTCGTATGGCTTTTGCTCTGGTCGGACTATCGCGCTGACCGCGCCCGAACCGACAACGATCCAGCGTTTGTCGCTGCATTCGAATTGACGGACCACCAAGGTGTGGTTCGCACGGAAGAAGACTTTTCGGGGCGTTGGATGTTGGTATTTTTCGGCTTCAGCAACTGCCCCGATGTCTGCCCGACGACACTGTCTGAGGTCGCGGCGGTGATGGACGGTCTGGGCGACAATGCCGCGAGGGTCCAGCCGATTTTCATAACCATCGACCCCGAACGGGACACGCCCATGGCACTCGCCGAATTCGTTCCGCTGTTCGATGCGAACATCATCGGGCTGACAGGTACGCCCGAACAGATCGCCGCTACATCCGAAACGTTTCCGATCTTCTTTGAACGCATCGAAGAGGCTACAGCTCCGGATGGCTACACAATGGGCCACACGTCACATCTGTTTCTATTCGACCCCGAGGCAGGCTTTGCAGACTCATGGCCCTATGGCACGTCCGCTGAAGAGATTCTCGCCGATCTGGAAGAGAGGATCTGA
- a CDS encoding ZIP family metal transporter has product MENLSPIMLGFLGSLAAGSLTAVGAIPVLFGRIPSRATRDLSLGFAAGVMLSASFFSLIIPALDAAEPMFENGAMPAAIVCVSILLGMGAVALMNERLPHEHFRTGREGPEAASLRRVWLFIIAITIHNFPEGLAVGVGFGSGGMEGGLPLAIGIGLQNAPEGLAVAVSLLGEGYPKLRAWGIAALTGMVEPIGGLLGAGIITLSEPLLPWGLAFAAGAMLYVISHEIIPETHRSGHQNKATLGLAVGLVLMLFLDVWLG; this is encoded by the coding sequence ATGGAAAACCTGTCTCCGATAATGCTCGGCTTTCTCGGAAGCCTTGCCGCCGGATCGCTCACGGCAGTCGGAGCAATTCCCGTGCTGTTCGGGCGCATCCCGTCGCGGGCGACGCGCGATCTGTCGCTCGGCTTCGCTGCCGGCGTCATGCTCTCAGCCTCGTTCTTTTCTCTGATCATCCCGGCGTTGGATGCGGCGGAGCCGATGTTCGAGAACGGCGCGATGCCTGCGGCCATCGTTTGCGTCTCGATCCTTTTGGGCATGGGGGCCGTTGCATTGATGAATGAAAGGCTGCCGCACGAGCATTTCAGAACGGGACGCGAAGGGCCCGAAGCGGCGTCCTTACGGCGGGTCTGGCTGTTCATCATCGCAATCACGATCCACAACTTCCCGGAAGGCCTCGCGGTCGGAGTTGGCTTCGGTTCCGGAGGTATGGAAGGCGGTCTGCCACTCGCCATCGGCATCGGGCTTCAGAATGCGCCTGAAGGGCTGGCCGTTGCGGTATCCCTGTTGGGCGAAGGATATCCGAAGCTGCGCGCCTGGGGCATCGCCGCGCTAACGGGAATGGTCGAGCCGATTGGCGGTTTGCTCGGGGCCGGCATCATCACACTGTCGGAACCGCTGCTGCCATGGGGCTTGGCCTTTGCCGCAGGCGCCATGCTTTATGTCATCAGCCACGAAATCATCCCCGAAACCCATCGCAGCGGCCATCAGAACAAGGCAACGCTCGGCTTGGCCGTCGGGCTCGTTTTGATGCTTTTTCTCGATGTTTGGTTGGGGTGA
- the lspA gene encoding signal peptidase II — protein sequence MIGIFAALAAFVIDQITKAIVVANAASLSTGIAVFPGFNLVFYRNDGVTFGLLGGAPWWSLIALALAICGWLGVMLFRAENAVETLAYGAIIGGASGNVIDRVRYRAVTDFLDFYINSTHWPAFNMADVFVVSGVGLLLAAPWISARRPIKS from the coding sequence GTGATCGGCATTTTTGCGGCGCTTGCCGCTTTCGTAATCGATCAGATCACAAAAGCCATTGTTGTGGCGAATGCGGCCTCTTTAAGCACTGGAATCGCCGTGTTTCCAGGTTTTAACCTTGTCTTTTATCGCAATGATGGCGTCACTTTCGGATTACTTGGCGGCGCACCATGGTGGAGCCTCATAGCTCTCGCTCTTGCCATCTGCGGCTGGCTGGGGGTTATGCTGTTTCGCGCCGAAAATGCGGTTGAAACGCTCGCTTACGGAGCGATCATCGGTGGAGCCTCGGGCAATGTCATTGATCGTGTGCGGTATCGGGCTGTAACGGACTTCCTGGATTTCTACATCAACTCAACGCATTGGCCTGCCTTCAACATGGCCGATGTGTTTGTCGTCAGTGGCGTGGGGCTCTTGCTCGCCGCACCCTGGATCAGTGCGCGGCGTCCGATCAAGTCGTGA
- a CDS encoding cation transporter — protein MAAEKRAERRTLWIVLGLNISLAAAFFATGTFGDSSALIANGLDNLSDSLVYAISLFALSRSAKWKRGAANVSGGLLIVFAIGILYDAWRRYVGGSDPLGTVMIVMALIAAAINSVCVWLLARLKDPDVNIRAANTFSWNDFAANLGIVVAGGLVAWLGTNWPDLVVGVIIAGIAAWGGVNILRDAHGEHHKAVHTDK, from the coding sequence ATGGCGGCAGAAAAACGAGCAGAAAGACGCACACTTTGGATCGTTCTCGGTCTCAATATCAGTCTTGCTGCGGCCTTTTTCGCAACTGGGACCTTCGGGGATTCCAGTGCCCTGATCGCCAACGGGCTCGACAACCTTTCAGACAGCTTGGTCTACGCAATCAGTCTGTTTGCATTGTCGCGGTCTGCGAAATGGAAACGTGGCGCGGCGAATGTCTCGGGCGGCCTGCTGATCGTGTTCGCCATCGGGATCCTTTATGATGCTTGGCGCCGCTATGTCGGTGGGTCGGATCCCCTTGGCACCGTTATGATCGTCATGGCGCTGATCGCGGCGGCCATCAACTCAGTTTGTGTCTGGTTGCTCGCTCGGCTCAAAGATCCGGACGTCAACATCCGCGCGGCCAATACTTTCAGCTGGAACGACTTTGCGGCAAACCTCGGAATCGTAGTCGCAGGTGGCCTCGTTGCCTGGCTGGGAACGAACTGGCCCGACCTAGTCGTCGGTGTGATTATCGCCGGGATCGCGGCCTGGGGCGGTGTCAATATCCTACGCGACGCACACGGTGAACACCACAAAGCAGTTCACACGGACAAGTAG
- a CDS encoding M23 family metallopeptidase produces MRLRTFAAGVALAGTVSGAAIAFFDVLSKEPVPPELAQAGSWMPQRPEAPRSLDIPLSLPATAWVEDTPGFGPLPLLQAAVVDRPMQAIEPPLLTWSRDISSGETLDSLLSEAGLAGADRAEVALALGAEYDLRRLRPGNSVTVVSTMDGSPRTVSLAVEDGVRIEVLFGEQVSTQVVAPDPEIVTLAGEAVIDTSIFAALDNAGIPARFAVDLAQMLGGTVDFRREMAGGETLRLLWRETRVGDDKIGQPDLAFAALEIGDSLYEIVWPDDGSGQATIYVDGEVLRVFAQPVEGARLSSVFGRRTHPVYGNVRMHTGVDFAAASGTPVRTTAPGRVSFIGWRGGYGRVVEISHGSETMTRYAHLSAVSEGLTQGQRVAAGDVIGRVGATGTATGPNLHYEVLVDGRPTDPLSDDRLAEAAENEVDDTAALLRLTEARALLTENLDSEIAQTTTERL; encoded by the coding sequence ATGAGGCTCAGAACTTTTGCGGCAGGTGTCGCGCTTGCGGGGACCGTTTCGGGGGCGGCTATCGCATTCTTCGATGTTCTGTCGAAAGAACCCGTGCCGCCAGAACTTGCCCAGGCAGGTAGCTGGATGCCCCAGCGTCCTGAAGCTCCCCGGAGCCTGGATATTCCGTTGTCGCTGCCAGCTACGGCGTGGGTGGAAGATACACCCGGCTTCGGCCCCTTGCCCCTGCTGCAGGCCGCTGTTGTTGACAGGCCGATGCAGGCCATCGAACCGCCCCTGTTGACTTGGTCTCGCGACATCTCTTCTGGTGAAACGCTCGACTCCTTGCTTTCCGAAGCCGGTCTTGCGGGAGCCGACAGGGCGGAAGTCGCCCTTGCACTTGGCGCGGAATACGATCTGCGACGGTTGCGGCCGGGGAATTCGGTCACTGTTGTTTCGACTATGGATGGCAGCCCCCGCACCGTCTCGCTCGCCGTCGAGGACGGGGTGCGGATCGAGGTGCTTTTTGGCGAGCAGGTGTCCACGCAGGTCGTGGCGCCGGATCCGGAGATCGTAACCCTTGCTGGGGAGGCCGTGATCGACACCTCGATCTTCGCGGCACTCGACAATGCCGGCATCCCCGCCCGATTTGCCGTGGACCTTGCGCAAATGCTGGGTGGAACCGTGGATTTCCGCCGTGAGATGGCTGGAGGCGAGACACTAAGGCTTCTCTGGCGCGAGACGCGCGTCGGCGATGACAAGATCGGACAGCCGGACCTCGCCTTCGCCGCACTGGAAATCGGCGATTCGCTTTACGAGATCGTTTGGCCGGACGACGGCAGCGGTCAGGCGACGATCTACGTCGATGGCGAGGTGCTTCGCGTCTTTGCACAGCCAGTCGAGGGCGCGCGCCTCAGCTCGGTGTTCGGGCGCCGCACACATCCTGTCTACGGAAACGTCCGGATGCACACCGGCGTCGATTTTGCCGCGGCAAGCGGGACGCCGGTACGGACGACGGCACCGGGCCGGGTCAGCTTCATCGGCTGGCGAGGCGGTTATGGACGCGTGGTCGAAATCTCCCATGGCTCCGAGACCATGACGCGCTACGCGCATCTCAGCGCCGTGTCGGAGGGCCTAACACAGGGCCAACGCGTGGCGGCGGGAGATGTGATCGGCCGCGTTGGCGCAACCGGCACAGCGACAGGTCCCAACCTGCACTACGAAGTCCTCGTAGATGGGCGTCCGACTGACCCTCTCTCTGACGACAGGCTCGCCGAAGCCGCAGAGAACGAGGTGGATGATACCGCCGCGCTGTTGCGTCTGACCGAGGCGCGCGCGCTTCTGACTGAAAACCTTGACAGCGAAATTGCCCAGACGACAACCGAAAGGCTCTGA